The following are encoded together in the Microterricola viridarii genome:
- a CDS encoding VOC family protein encodes MANLVVHFEIHASEPERLIDFYSKLFGWKFAKFGEIDYWSIDTGEGAVAQGTTPGLGINGGLVKRMGPKPPVGAEVNGCNIVIGVEGIDALFARGLELGATEALPLDDMQGIGRLGYLLDPDNNVFGMISPELSDGTNVMMPMSPS; translated from the coding sequence ATGGCGAACCTCGTCGTGCATTTTGAGATCCACGCGTCAGAGCCGGAGCGGCTCATCGATTTCTACTCGAAGCTGTTCGGCTGGAAGTTCGCCAAATTCGGCGAGATCGACTACTGGTCGATCGACACCGGCGAGGGAGCGGTGGCCCAGGGCACAACCCCCGGACTGGGCATCAACGGCGGTCTGGTCAAGCGAATGGGGCCGAAGCCCCCGGTCGGCGCCGAGGTGAACGGCTGCAATATTGTGATCGGCGTCGAGGGCATCGACGCGCTGTTCGCCAGAGGGCTCGAGCTGGGCGCGACCGAGGCGTTGCCGCTGGATGACATGCAGGGGATCGGCCGGCTGGGCTACTTGCTCGATCCAGACAACAACGTGTTCGGCATGATCTCACCGGAGCTCTCCGACGGCACGAACGTCATGATGCCGATGTCGCCCAGCTAG
- a CDS encoding nitroreductase/quinone reductase family protein: MSFDTPNGTRGARQPGHSRIEHWGNTSQVKRIRRKGDPEHAKVVVLVTVGSKTGAERSTPVRRFPGRDGSTIIVASASGAARNPSWYFNLAAHPDRARIEYAGQRIDMTAEQLHGAEREAAWKEITAQAHGYSKYERTTDRVIPVIRLTPRAESNGAPAPEH; encoded by the coding sequence ATGTCATTCGATACTCCAAACGGCACCAGGGGAGCGCGCCAGCCCGGGCACAGCCGCATCGAGCACTGGGGCAACACGAGTCAGGTCAAGCGCATCCGCCGGAAGGGCGATCCAGAGCACGCGAAGGTCGTGGTGCTGGTGACCGTCGGCAGTAAGACCGGGGCCGAGCGGTCCACTCCGGTGCGGCGCTTTCCCGGTCGGGACGGCAGCACGATCATCGTGGCGTCGGCCTCGGGCGCCGCACGAAACCCGTCCTGGTATTTCAACCTGGCCGCGCACCCCGACCGGGCCCGCATCGAATACGCCGGGCAACGGATCGACATGACCGCCGAGCAGCTCCACGGCGCGGAGCGGGAGGCAGCGTGGAAGGAGATCACCGCCCAGGCCCACGGCTACTCCAAGTACGAGAGGACCACCGATCGCGTGATTCCTGTCATCCGGCTCACCCCACGGGCAGAGTCGAACGGTGCACCCGCCCCCGAACACTGA
- a CDS encoding class I SAM-dependent methyltransferase — translation MSAPITDDDLDDLERDFVSRLRGRVLEIGAGSGENFGALHPEVAWTGLEPDTARRAELATRAREWGHAAQPLDARCEAIPLPDGSLDAVFGSYVLCSVDDPAAALAEVQRVLAPGGRVVFIDHVAAPPGTLKRAVQRIATPISARFCHGCHWDRDTAQLLAAAGFVADDSRRVRVRSAPFGPVPVVLFDGHAPLGPPESAAPTAEPLP, via the coding sequence ATGAGCGCACCCATCACGGATGACGACCTCGACGACCTCGAGCGCGACTTCGTGTCGCGGCTGCGCGGCCGGGTGCTCGAGATCGGGGCGGGCTCGGGTGAGAACTTCGGCGCACTGCACCCGGAGGTCGCCTGGACGGGACTCGAACCCGACACCGCGCGCCGGGCGGAGCTCGCCACCCGCGCCCGCGAGTGGGGGCACGCGGCGCAGCCGCTGGATGCGCGCTGCGAGGCGATCCCGCTGCCCGACGGCTCGCTCGACGCCGTTTTCGGCAGCTACGTTCTCTGCTCGGTGGACGACCCGGCGGCGGCGCTCGCCGAGGTGCAGCGCGTGCTGGCCCCCGGCGGTCGGGTCGTGTTCATCGACCACGTGGCCGCCCCGCCCGGCACCCTGAAGCGTGCAGTGCAGCGCATCGCCACCCCGATCTCCGCCCGCTTCTGCCACGGCTGCCACTGGGACCGCGACACCGCGCAACTGCTCGCCGCCGCCGGGTTCGTCGCCGATGACAGCCGCCGCGTGCGCGTGCGCTCTGCGCCGTTCGGCCCGGTTCCCGTCGTGCTCTTCGACGGGCACGCCCCTCTCGGCCCGCCCGAGTCGGCCGCACCGACCGCGGAACCGCTGCCGTGA
- a CDS encoding GNAT family N-acetyltransferase: MIEVRPASVFDDVAAVLGPKRADATVCWCLSYRIPSKENLSLRGPERGERVRELCREDLPPGVLAYDGDEVVGWAAVHPRADTGFARNRKIPHIDDLAVWSVWCIRVRPGHRGAGLSHALLAGAVDFARANGAPAVEGYPVDNRGEKVDLTMAYVGTRALFERAGFVRAADTDSVLNGFPRVLMRLDLR; this comes from the coding sequence GTGATCGAGGTGCGGCCGGCATCCGTCTTCGACGACGTCGCGGCCGTGCTCGGGCCGAAACGGGCCGACGCGACCGTCTGCTGGTGCTTGAGCTACCGCATCCCGTCGAAGGAGAATCTGTCGCTGCGGGGGCCGGAACGCGGGGAGCGCGTGCGCGAGCTGTGCCGCGAGGACCTGCCGCCCGGCGTGCTCGCCTACGACGGCGACGAGGTGGTCGGCTGGGCCGCCGTGCACCCGCGGGCCGACACCGGCTTCGCCCGCAACCGCAAGATTCCACACATCGACGATCTGGCCGTGTGGTCGGTGTGGTGCATCCGGGTGCGGCCGGGGCACCGCGGCGCAGGCCTCTCGCACGCGCTGCTCGCGGGCGCCGTCGACTTCGCGCGGGCCAACGGGGCGCCGGCCGTCGAGGGCTACCCGGTCGACAACCGAGGAGAGAAGGTCGACCTGACCATGGCCTACGTCGGCACGCGGGCGCTGTTCGAGCGGGCCGGCTTCGTGAGGGCCGCCGACACCGACTCGGTTCTCAACGGCTTCCCGCGCGTGCTGATGCGGCTCGACCTGCGCTGA
- a CDS encoding SDR family NAD(P)-dependent oxidoreductase, whose protein sequence is MATDSKPLTGNSTIGEWLAHPEGGPAVKGLLAASGATEESLAPVLGLPLQQLVTLSQGQMPQSVVDDLVKAVNGGVIPESEVSGWQEKITGGRFSGKTVIVTGAASGIGRATASRIAREGGRVVAVDISAEKLAEFAASVPGAEIVTVAGDITKQESIDEIVAAAGERIDGLANVAGINDDFSPLHETSDQMWDRVIGVNLTGAFKLTRAVLPAMLAAGSGSVVNVASEAGLRGNASGNAYTASKHGVVGLTRSAAFMYGPAGIRVNAVAPGGVATGIPFPPHVSEAGQARLQPFQSAIPTIATAEQLAASITFLLSDDGVNINGVTLPSDGGWSVQ, encoded by the coding sequence ATGGCAACGGACTCCAAGCCCCTCACCGGTAACAGCACGATCGGCGAATGGCTCGCGCACCCCGAGGGCGGCCCTGCCGTGAAGGGGTTGCTCGCGGCATCCGGCGCGACCGAGGAATCGCTCGCCCCCGTGCTCGGCCTGCCGCTGCAGCAGCTCGTCACCCTGAGCCAGGGCCAGATGCCGCAGTCCGTCGTCGACGACCTGGTCAAGGCCGTCAACGGCGGCGTGATCCCTGAGAGCGAGGTGAGCGGCTGGCAGGAGAAGATCACCGGCGGCCGCTTCTCCGGCAAGACCGTGATCGTCACCGGCGCCGCCTCCGGCATCGGCCGCGCCACCGCCTCCCGCATCGCGCGCGAGGGCGGCCGCGTCGTCGCCGTCGACATCTCGGCCGAGAAGCTCGCCGAGTTCGCCGCCTCGGTGCCCGGCGCCGAGATCGTCACCGTCGCCGGTGACATCACCAAGCAGGAGTCCATCGACGAGATCGTGGCCGCCGCCGGCGAGCGGATCGACGGCCTCGCCAACGTGGCCGGCATCAACGACGACTTCTCCCCGCTGCACGAGACCAGCGACCAGATGTGGGACCGCGTCATCGGCGTCAACCTCACCGGTGCGTTCAAGCTCACCCGCGCCGTGCTGCCCGCGATGCTCGCGGCCGGCTCCGGCTCGGTCGTCAACGTCGCCAGCGAGGCTGGCCTGCGCGGCAACGCCTCCGGCAACGCGTACACGGCGTCCAAGCACGGCGTCGTCGGCCTGACCCGCAGCGCCGCCTTCATGTACGGCCCGGCCGGCATCCGCGTGAACGCCGTCGCCCCGGGCGGCGTCGCCACCGGCATTCCGTTCCCCCCGCACGTCTCCGAGGCCGGCCAGGCACGCCTGCAGCCGTTCCAGTCGGCGATCCCCACGATCGCGACGGCCGAGCAGCTGGCCGCGTCGATCACCTTCCTGCTCAGCGACGACGGCGTGAACATCAACGGCGTCACGTTGCCCTCAGACGGCGGCTGGTCGGTGCAGTAA
- a CDS encoding TetR/AcrR family transcriptional regulator yields MDIRVERTRRSLQQALLALAQERTLDDITIGAIVERAGVNRSSFYQHYSDKDTLLADALDAAETDAGARVPELDGPLPLEAPDDLVAYLRHFETNAALYKRVLGERGSSVAASRIRARLETAAREGVVASGSHAFDGLPLDVVGAGIAGSAIAVIETWLAREPLPPVETAAGWVWRVLIGPGLRD; encoded by the coding sequence ATGGACATCCGAGTCGAACGCACCCGCAGGAGCCTGCAGCAGGCCCTGCTCGCGCTCGCCCAGGAACGCACGCTCGACGACATCACGATCGGCGCCATCGTGGAACGCGCCGGCGTGAACCGCAGCAGCTTCTATCAGCACTACTCCGACAAGGACACGCTGCTGGCCGATGCACTCGATGCGGCAGAGACGGATGCCGGGGCCCGCGTGCCCGAACTGGACGGCCCACTGCCCCTCGAGGCGCCGGACGACCTGGTGGCCTACCTGCGGCATTTCGAGACGAACGCCGCGCTCTACAAGCGTGTCCTCGGCGAGCGGGGCTCCTCGGTGGCGGCATCCCGCATCCGCGCCCGACTCGAAACCGCCGCACGCGAGGGCGTCGTCGCCTCCGGCAGCCACGCATTCGACGGGCTGCCGCTGGACGTCGTCGGCGCGGGCATCGCCGGCTCGGCCATCGCCGTGATCGAGACGTGGCTGGCGCGCGAGCCGCTGCCGCCGGTGGAGACCGCAGCCGGCTGGGTCTGGCGCGTGCTGATCGGCCCCGGCCTGCGCGACTAA
- the ectB gene encoding diaminobutyrate--2-oxoglutarate transaminase, with protein sequence MGDLEIFDRIESEVRGYIRSFPVVFDSARGSTLTTADGQNYLDFFAGAGVLNYGHNNPLFTQALIEYLQRDGIIHGLDMATSAKRAFLEAFEARILKPRGLDYKVQFTGPTGANAVEAALKVARQATGRSNVVAFTNGFHGLSLGALAATSNKKYRDAAGTSLDNVTRLPYDGYLGAGVDTLDLFEKMLDDTGSGLDLPAAVIVETVQGEGGINVASSAWLQRLRAITAARGILLIVDDIQAGVGRTGGFFSFEESGIVPDLVTVSKSISASGLPMSLVLMRREVDVWKPGAHTGTFRGNNLAFITARAALDVYWADTTFMDELARKSELLRSELAQIAAEYPEIEFTVRGRGLMYGIASTKHPELAGQVSAHAFTLGLVIETSGARDEVLKFLPALTITNEELLAGLAIVRASLAAVLAA encoded by the coding sequence ATGGGCGACCTCGAGATTTTCGACCGCATCGAGTCGGAGGTGCGCGGCTACATCCGTTCCTTCCCGGTGGTGTTCGACTCGGCCAGGGGCTCAACCCTCACCACGGCCGACGGCCAGAACTACCTCGACTTCTTCGCCGGCGCCGGCGTGCTGAACTACGGGCACAACAACCCGCTGTTCACCCAGGCGCTCATCGAGTACCTGCAGCGCGACGGCATCATCCACGGCCTGGACATGGCCACCAGCGCCAAGCGCGCCTTCCTCGAGGCGTTCGAGGCTCGCATCCTGAAGCCCCGCGGCCTCGACTACAAGGTGCAGTTCACGGGCCCGACCGGCGCCAACGCCGTCGAGGCCGCCCTCAAGGTGGCCCGCCAGGCGACCGGCCGCAGCAACGTCGTCGCCTTCACCAACGGTTTCCACGGCCTGAGCCTCGGCGCCCTCGCCGCCACCAGCAACAAGAAGTACCGTGACGCCGCCGGTACCTCGCTCGACAACGTGACCAGACTGCCGTACGACGGCTACCTGGGCGCGGGCGTCGACACCCTCGACCTGTTCGAGAAGATGCTCGACGACACCGGCAGCGGCCTCGACCTGCCCGCCGCCGTGATCGTGGAGACCGTGCAGGGCGAGGGCGGCATCAATGTCGCCAGCTCCGCCTGGCTGCAGCGCCTGCGTGCCATCACCGCGGCGCGCGGCATCCTGCTCATCGTCGACGACATCCAGGCCGGCGTCGGCCGCACCGGTGGCTTCTTCAGCTTCGAGGAATCCGGCATCGTGCCCGACCTCGTCACCGTCTCGAAGTCGATCTCGGCCTCCGGCCTGCCGATGTCGCTGGTGCTGATGCGCCGCGAGGTCGACGTGTGGAAGCCGGGCGCCCACACGGGCACGTTCCGTGGCAACAACCTCGCGTTCATCACGGCGCGCGCCGCCCTCGACGTCTACTGGGCCGACACGACGTTCATGGACGAGCTCGCCCGCAAGTCCGAGCTGCTCCGCTCCGAGCTGGCACAGATCGCCGCCGAGTACCCCGAGATCGAGTTCACGGTGCGCGGCCGCGGCCTGATGTACGGCATCGCCTCGACCAAGCACCCAGAGCTGGCCGGCCAGGTGTCGGCCCACGCCTTCACCCTCGGCCTCGTGATCGAGACCTCCGGCGCCCGCGACGAGGTGCTCAAGTTCCTGCCCGCCCTCACCATCACCAATGAGGAGCTGCTGGCCGGACTGGCCATCGTGCGCGCGAGCCTCGCCGCGGTGCTCGCCGCCTAG
- a CDS encoding DMT family transporter encodes MAWAFLVIAIVTEVAATLSLKLASEGRKRWFVPVVVGYATAFSMLALALGEGMPIGVAYGIWTACGVALTAVLGRVLFADPLSWVMALGIALIAGGVLLIEFGH; translated from the coding sequence ATGGCCTGGGCCTTTCTGGTGATCGCGATCGTCACCGAGGTGGCCGCGACGCTCTCGCTCAAGCTGGCCTCAGAGGGCAGGAAACGCTGGTTCGTGCCCGTCGTCGTCGGCTACGCCACGGCGTTCAGCATGCTGGCGCTGGCGCTCGGGGAGGGGATGCCGATCGGTGTCGCCTACGGTATCTGGACGGCTTGCGGGGTGGCGCTGACCGCCGTGCTCGGCCGTGTGCTCTTTGCAGACCCGCTCAGCTGGGTGATGGCGTTGGGCATCGCGCTGATCGCCGGCGGCGTGCTCTTGATCGAGTTCGGCCACTGA
- a CDS encoding DMT family transporter, which produces MKWLLLAGAIVCEVAASLSLQAAREQPAWYVVVVIGYVTAFTLLYVLLKRGAAIGVVYGIWGACGVVLTAALAAVLFGQTLTPSMIGGVALIVAGVLCVEVGSQRAHARQASARAHEAANA; this is translated from the coding sequence ATGAAGTGGCTACTGCTCGCCGGCGCCATCGTCTGTGAGGTCGCGGCGTCCCTGTCGCTGCAGGCCGCCCGGGAACAGCCCGCCTGGTACGTCGTCGTCGTCATCGGCTACGTCACGGCGTTCACGCTGCTGTACGTGCTGCTGAAGCGCGGTGCCGCGATCGGCGTCGTCTACGGCATCTGGGGTGCGTGCGGCGTGGTGTTGACGGCCGCGCTCGCCGCGGTCCTCTTCGGCCAGACGCTGACGCCGTCGATGATCGGCGGGGTCGCCCTCATCGTCGCCGGCGTGCTCTGCGTCGAGGTCGGGTCGCAGCGCGCCCACGCCCGCCAGGCCAGTGCCCGCGCGCACGAGGCGGCGAACGCCTGA
- a CDS encoding alkylmercury lyase, protein MRIELLHIDGCPNTGPAESRLREAVASAGLDGVAEVGTRLLSTPDDAGAAFFAGSPTFLLDGADLFPGADRTTDLACRVYPTDAGLAGAPTVDQLRAALLAATRQR, encoded by the coding sequence GTGAGAATCGAACTGCTGCACATCGACGGCTGTCCGAACACCGGGCCAGCCGAATCGCGTCTGCGGGAAGCCGTGGCATCCGCCGGCCTCGACGGAGTCGCCGAGGTGGGCACGCGCCTGCTCAGCACGCCGGATGACGCCGGGGCGGCGTTCTTCGCCGGTTCGCCAACGTTTCTGCTCGACGGCGCAGACCTGTTCCCCGGCGCAGATCGCACCACCGATCTGGCCTGCCGGGTGTACCCGACGGATGCCGGCCTTGCCGGCGCCCCGACGGTCGACCAGCTGCGCGCGGCGCTGCTCGCCGCCACACGCCAGCGCTGA
- a CDS encoding CsbD family protein gives MSENNKIKNATEETVGKVKEGVGKATNNDSLKNEGRLDQAKANLKQAGEKMKDALTEDK, from the coding sequence ATGAGTGAGAACAACAAGATCAAGAACGCCACCGAAGAGACGGTTGGCAAGGTCAAAGAGGGCGTCGGAAAAGCGACGAACAACGACTCCCTCAAGAACGAGGGGCGCCTCGACCAGGCCAAGGCGAACCTGAAGCAGGCCGGCGAGAAGATGAAAGACGCTCTGACGGAGGATAAGTAA
- a CDS encoding Dps family protein, producing MKASATLTKNLQSVLVDLIELHLQGKQAHWNIVGTNFRDLHRQLDEVVLAARAFSDEVAERMRALNAEPDGRSRTVAASTSLEEFPIGEVSTHDAIDLVAARLDATSQTMRGVHDQIDEEDPTTADILHAIIEKLEQFAWMISAENRTPGSIKQQRPAKPGSATSAKKAASAAKK from the coding sequence GTGAAAGCCTCTGCAACTCTGACCAAGAACCTCCAGTCCGTGCTCGTCGACCTGATCGAGCTTCACCTGCAAGGCAAGCAGGCCCACTGGAACATCGTCGGAACGAACTTCCGTGATCTGCACCGTCAGCTCGACGAGGTAGTGCTCGCCGCACGCGCCTTCTCTGACGAAGTGGCCGAGCGCATGCGTGCCCTCAATGCCGAACCGGACGGCCGGTCACGCACAGTCGCCGCGTCGACGAGTCTGGAGGAGTTCCCCATCGGCGAGGTGTCGACGCATGACGCGATCGATCTGGTCGCGGCGCGACTGGACGCAACCTCCCAGACGATGCGTGGCGTGCATGACCAGATTGATGAGGAAGACCCGACGACGGCCGACATCCTCCACGCCATCATCGAGAAGCTCGAGCAGTTCGCCTGGATGATCAGTGCCGAGAACCGGACCCCCGGGTCGATCAAGCAACAGCGGCCCGCGAAGCCGGGCTCGGCCACATCGGCGAAGAAGGCCGCGTCGGCGGCGAAGAAGTAG
- a CDS encoding SDR family oxidoreductase — translation MTNDQYTFDNPKTRYDAITPPVQHQDEPGLDSRLDPRPDLGEQSYRGTGRLSGRKALITGADSGIGAAVAIAFAREGADVALSYLPSEQSDAERIAELIDAEGRTAALLPGDASVGEECRRVVDEAAMALGGLDILVNNAGKQVYCEKLEDLSDDAFDATMRTNVYAMFWLTKAALKYLPAGSSIINTTSVQAYKPSPILVDYATTKAAINTFTKALGAQLAERGIRVNAVAPGPVWTTLQVTDGQPDEKISEFGHDTPIGRAGQPAEMAPAFVFLASPESSYVIGETLNANGGIPTP, via the coding sequence ATGACCAACGACCAATACACATTCGACAATCCGAAGACGCGCTACGACGCGATCACGCCCCCGGTGCAACATCAGGACGAGCCGGGCCTCGACAGCCGGCTCGACCCCCGCCCGGATCTCGGTGAACAGAGCTACCGCGGAACGGGTCGACTGAGCGGCCGCAAGGCACTCATCACCGGTGCGGACTCGGGCATCGGCGCCGCCGTGGCCATTGCGTTCGCCCGGGAGGGTGCCGATGTGGCGCTGTCCTACCTGCCGAGCGAGCAGAGCGACGCCGAACGGATCGCAGAGCTCATTGACGCGGAGGGCAGAACGGCAGCGCTCCTTCCCGGGGACGCCTCCGTCGGTGAGGAATGCCGCCGCGTTGTGGACGAGGCGGCGATGGCCCTCGGGGGTCTGGACATCCTGGTGAACAATGCGGGCAAACAGGTCTACTGCGAGAAGCTGGAGGACCTGAGCGATGACGCGTTCGACGCGACAATGCGCACCAACGTGTATGCCATGTTCTGGCTCACGAAGGCCGCGCTGAAGTACCTACCGGCTGGCTCCTCCATCATCAACACCACCTCGGTGCAGGCCTACAAGCCGTCGCCCATCCTTGTCGACTACGCGACGACGAAGGCGGCAATCAACACGTTCACCAAGGCGCTTGGCGCCCAGCTCGCGGAGCGCGGCATCCGGGTGAACGCCGTGGCGCCGGGCCCCGTCTGGACAACGCTCCAGGTCACCGACGGCCAGCCAGACGAGAAGATCTCCGAGTTCGGCCACGACACGCCCATCGGGCGAGCCGGCCAGCCGGCCGAGATGGCGCCGGCATTTGTGTTCTTGGCGTCGCCGGAGTCCAGCTATGTCATCGGGGAGACGTTGAACGCCAACGGTGGAATTCCCACCCCGTGA
- a CDS encoding YihY/virulence factor BrkB family protein, which yields MPAVLAAVTACDAAIVNPLFISVRRWQPWNQTGRWATSPSLPEQQRGESMADTIPHTEPRKPPLPDDARKPTWPWQLEPRSWRFALRKTVREFSSDNCPDSAAALTYYAVLAVIPGLIALVSILSLLGNGQKFSEMLLSIAQQVAPESAVSLLNTVLDQASSRQFAGAALIVSIVVGIWSASAYTGAFSRAMNRVYGVAEGRGFVRLKFTQLLVTLVGMMLIVVMTVLVAIGDTTATAISQYLGLGDQAVLIWTLAKWPLLILAIILAIALLYYATPNIKQPKFRWVSMGALVALVAIVALTVGFTFYVSNFSSYDRTYGALAGAIIFLVWVWLSNVALLFGAEFDAELERARQLQAGIAAEHGIQLPLRSAKKIAKTNAKEAKDAAEGAGIRIEQQRREKHNEK from the coding sequence ATGCCGGCGGTGCTCGCCGCAGTCACCGCGTGCGATGCGGCGATTGTCAACCCCTTGTTCATTTCGGTGCGGCGCTGGCAGCCTTGGAATCAGACCGGGCGATGGGCCACAAGCCCATCCCTTCCAGAACAGCAACGCGGAGAAAGCATGGCCGACACCATCCCCCACACGGAACCCCGCAAGCCCCCGCTGCCCGATGACGCACGCAAGCCGACGTGGCCGTGGCAGTTGGAGCCGCGTTCCTGGCGGTTCGCGTTGCGGAAGACGGTGCGGGAGTTCAGCAGCGACAACTGCCCAGACTCGGCCGCCGCTCTGACCTACTACGCCGTGTTGGCCGTCATCCCCGGGCTGATCGCGCTCGTCTCGATCCTCAGTCTCCTGGGGAATGGTCAGAAGTTCTCCGAGATGCTGCTCTCGATCGCGCAACAGGTGGCGCCCGAATCGGCGGTCAGCCTGCTCAACACCGTGCTCGACCAGGCCAGCTCGCGGCAATTCGCCGGCGCGGCACTCATCGTGAGCATCGTGGTCGGAATCTGGTCGGCCTCGGCCTACACCGGGGCCTTCAGCCGGGCGATGAATCGGGTGTACGGCGTCGCCGAAGGGCGCGGCTTCGTCCGGCTGAAGTTCACGCAGCTGCTGGTCACCCTGGTGGGCATGATGCTGATTGTGGTGATGACGGTCTTGGTGGCCATCGGTGACACCACCGCCACAGCGATCAGCCAGTACTTGGGTCTCGGCGACCAGGCGGTGCTCATCTGGACGCTCGCGAAGTGGCCGCTGCTCATCCTCGCGATCATTCTCGCCATCGCACTGCTTTACTACGCGACCCCGAACATCAAACAACCCAAGTTCCGCTGGGTCAGCATGGGCGCACTAGTGGCGTTGGTGGCCATCGTGGCGTTGACGGTTGGGTTCACCTTCTATGTGTCGAACTTCTCGAGCTACGACAGAACGTATGGCGCCCTGGCCGGCGCGATCATCTTCCTCGTCTGGGTCTGGCTGTCCAACGTCGCCCTGTTGTTTGGAGCGGAGTTCGATGCGGAACTGGAGCGGGCCAGGCAGTTGCAGGCCGGGATCGCCGCAGAGCACGGCATCCAATTGCCCCTGCGTTCGGCGAAGAAGATCGCCAAGACGAATGCGAAAGAGGCGAAGGATGCCGCCGAGGGGGCCGGCATTCGCATCGAACAGCAGAGACGGGAGAAGCACAATGAAAAATAG